Proteins from one Tsuneonella aeria genomic window:
- a CDS encoding carbonic anhydrase has product MTTETSPALAGLIDGYRRFRQHGWGSRRDRWSALSEGQEPRVMVIACSDSRVDPSQIFDVAPGEIFVVRNVAAMVPPFETTPGHHGVSAALEFAVQFLRVHEIVVMGHGMCGGCKAALTQSMQGTEPGQGGFIADWIDLLDEARDAVAAEHGTEGRAAERAMEQAGVKVSLANLRTFPCVSELEQRGKLRLRGAFFAISDGVLHLLDEPSGEFLPVA; this is encoded by the coding sequence ACCGAAACATCGCCCGCGCTTGCCGGGCTCATCGACGGATACCGCCGTTTCCGCCAGCATGGATGGGGCAGCCGGCGCGACCGCTGGTCCGCCCTCAGCGAGGGGCAGGAACCCCGGGTGATGGTCATCGCCTGTTCCGACAGCCGGGTCGATCCGTCGCAGATATTCGACGTGGCGCCCGGGGAGATTTTCGTCGTCCGCAACGTCGCCGCGATGGTCCCCCCGTTCGAAACGACGCCCGGGCATCACGGCGTGTCGGCCGCGCTCGAGTTCGCGGTGCAGTTCCTGCGGGTGCATGAGATCGTGGTCATGGGCCACGGCATGTGCGGCGGGTGCAAGGCGGCGCTGACCCAGTCGATGCAGGGAACGGAACCGGGCCAGGGCGGCTTCATCGCCGACTGGATCGATTTGCTGGACGAGGCGCGCGATGCCGTTGCCGCCGAACACGGCACCGAGGGCCGGGCGGCCGAACGGGCGATGGAACAGGCCGGGGTCAAGGTCAGCCTGGCGAACTTGCGCACTTTCCCTTGCGTGAGCGAGCTCGAGCAGCGCGGCAAGCTGCGCCTGCGCGGTGCATTCTTCGCCATTTCCGACGGCGTGCTCCACCTGCTGGACGAGCCTAGCGGGGAATTCCTCCCGGTTGCGTAA